Genomic DNA from Elusimicrobiota bacterium:
TAACAGGGGTAATTACAGCCGTGGGAGCAACCTTTAACGTGATTTATACAAAAATTTGCATATTCTACACCGCTTTTATAAAGGAGGGACCCTCTGTTTATTTTTTTCATACAGCCAACGATAAATAATTAGTTTTTCTAATATAAATATACAAACCTACAGAGCACCTGAAAAGTTGAAAAGTAGTGATTATAAAAGTATAAATGGTGTATGATTTATTTGTCACAGGTGATAAAAACGGCGGCTGTACTAACGGATCATGACATTGAAAAATGGAAGTACAAAGAACACACTAAAGTAAAGCATGAGATTTTAAGTAAATATTTAGGTGCATGGATAAGGATTTTGGGTAAAAATTATTCTAGAATATGCTATTTCGATTGTTTTGCTGGAAGAAGCATCTATAAAGATGGTGAAAAGGGATCACCATTACTAGCTTTAGATATATGTGCTGATGTTAAGAAAAGATTTCATTATCTGAAAGAGATCGTATGTACGTTTATAGAAAAGGATCGAGTTAATTTCGATGATCTTAAGAAAAGCGTTAAAGAAGAGATAGAAAAATACCCTAAGAAATATGAAGGTATAACTGTTATAGAACCTATTAATGATGAATTTGAAAATATAGCAAATGGAATTATAGATAAGGTCGGTAAAAATTTGGCCCCCTCGTTCTTTTTTATAGATCCCTTTGGTTTTAGTGGTGTCCCACTTAAAACACTAAATAAGCTTCTTTCTATTCAACGAGTTGAAATATTTATTACATTCATGTTACGTGATGTTATAAGATTCTTGGAAAGTGAACCACACAAACATAGCATAGAAGAATTGTATAATATAGAAAATATAAAAGAAATGTTATCTTCTGACGATTATAAAAAAATACCAAAGGAAGAGGCATTATTAAAAATATATATAGCACAGCTTAAAAGTGCTGGTGCCAAATATACGCTACCATTTAAAGTAAATGCAGACGAAAAATTACAGACAACATATTATCTTATTCATGTAACCAATCACCCTAAAGGTTGTGAGATAATGAAAGAAATTATGCTTCATAGTGGAACAAAGGGAAGAATGGGATACTT
This window encodes:
- a CDS encoding radical SAM protein, giving the protein MKKINRGSLLYKSGVEYANFCINHVKGCSHGCNYPC
- a CDS encoding three-Cys-motif partner protein TcmP, producing the protein MIYLSQVIKTAAVLTDHDIEKWKYKEHTKVKHEILSKYLGAWIRILGKNYSRICYFDCFAGRSIYKDGEKGSPLLALDICADVKKRFHYLKEIVCTFIEKDRVNFDDLKKSVKEEIEKYPKKYEGITVIEPINDEFENIANGIIDKVGKNLAPSFFFIDPFGFSGVPLKTLNKLLSIQRVEIFITFMLRDVIRFLESEPHKHSIEELYNIENIKEMLSSDDYKKIPKEEALLKIYIAQLKSAGAKYTLPFKVNADEKLQTTYYLIHVTNHPKGCEIMKEIMLHSGTKGRMGYLGPAEGQMTITQMLGISKLKEFLLKKFKGEVISFQEIRYKTIMDTDFTISQYRETILELEKEGIISINGKGPRGGLPDESKISFNK